Proteins from one Neodiprion fabricii isolate iyNeoFabr1 chromosome 5, iyNeoFabr1.1, whole genome shotgun sequence genomic window:
- the LOC124181956 gene encoding metaxin-2 isoform X2, translating to MPDVLLSDTIAMELGAQEPWPQPIKLYQPYEVEQILLPDNANCLAVQAYLKMCGLEFQIEPRSNAEYMSPSGRVPFIQCGAFLVSEFDPIVSFISSKGSSLSGELGATDKADMRAYISLVNNVLVNAEQYVCWVDQATLISVTKPRHGSVYPWPLNHLLNWQKQNQITKKLNVLGWYNKSLDEVFGEVKNCCTALAERLEGKTYFFGDESRNYSSPNELDALAFGHIFTILTTPLPNNSLANIVKSYPTLVNLCKRIEARYFQRTEDD from the exons ATGCCAGACGTTCTACTCTCAGATACGATAGCGATGGAGTTAGGAG CTCAAGAGCCTTGGCCGCAGCCGATAAAATTGTATCAGCCATATGAGGTCGAGCAAATCCTGCTCCCTGACAATGCAAACTGCCTGGCGGTCCAAGCGTACTTAAAAATGTGCGGTCTGGAGTTCCAAATTGAACCGAGAAGCAATGCGGAGTACATGTCTCCCTCAGGAAGAGTCCCTTTTATTCAATGTGGGGCTTTCCTTGTATCGGAGTTCGACCCGATCGTGTCTTTCATCAGCAGCAAGGGTTCTAGTCTTTCTGGAGAGCTTGGGGCAACTGATAAGGCTGACATGCGAGCCTATATATCGCTTGTTAATAATGTGCTAGTTAATGCTGAACAGTATGTTTGCTGGGTAGATCAGGCAACCTTGATTTCAGTCACCAAGCCCAGGCACGGCAGTGTCTATCCTTGGCCTCTCAATCATCTTCTTAACTGGCAAAAGCAAAATCAGATTACAAAGAAACTGAATGTCTTGGGCTGGTACAATAAAAGTCTTGACGAGGTATTCGGTGAGGTCAAAAACTGCTGCACAGCACTTGCCGAAAGGCTTGAAGGAAAAACTTACTTCTTTGGTGATGA ATCTCGAAATTATAGCAGTCCAAATGAACTGGATGCTCTGGCCTTTGGACACATCTTCACCATCCTTACGACACCACTGCCTAACAATTCATTGGCTAACATCGTCAAGAGCTATCCGACCTTGGTCAACTTGTGTAAGCGAATCGAGGCCAGGTACTTCCAACGCACAGAGGACGACTAA
- the LOC124181954 gene encoding protein encore isoform X1 — translation MPSLPYSRHEPLVSAKLSKSVPNMIGGTTNIANESCPTSTSSSLLSVSISSSTPISTPAVSTVASDKLEHLHKTQRNRSHAKIKLLVRSHAMRESTSPPREPNGLQPAQDAEKITARNSSTSPGRPKPLNNNNEPILDGNIPRLTSDVETKIKDSHPVSQTCPNSTRNGQLGSPEALPSKNTTPVVDAIKTGAKSPTEVGNYSSCGSNTSPGLLQTSSFSNSQQTSKSNHGLQHSPRSTNLAQQMHSNERNRGDQTKSNSTSSLSFTCNVPCSNQCGNSSNNNNNNNNNNTNNNNTLSVSRPGSRHKMRHRNASQGSFEATSPSISRDSSTELYTDSTGIDLEQFIGDTLNRNQKDRTVLLRIERELVDFARDRQRVCHKFPNMSSYNRMLVHRVAAYFGMEHNVDQTGLCVVVTRTKNTRIPDTRFKESIRDDIVLNEEPKRSILKRDSNSFEESFNFKSPDRFIADYCRRSKSFEEREEEYERARRRIFKDSSVESTEAASWPWSSAESSDTLPKPRMSHTLISDHRNRQPMLLKVESFHENGSQRRPSVPKSYSFGGYAAGGMLSRDNSITSTRSAGARLTKQDSGTSTCSRLSPSSSGYKSQSQRSDATISPSPSPSPVMPAGQSHSQISGQEPVPSSPNGNGQQTVIWAVTDIASVPVGSVIIDPQTNLTYKNSDGSVYRFDPENPPQIFPDRDRREKRVSGETEEEEQEEEEEEELPVIEKNCFPPQKITEQHKRRARHEKNSSQEAAMFTNSATSPNPPFDTTTTQVSQQLPVTRAQQQQQRNGGQHTLVKNYAPHVYTHGPQIHPQTPYASYVSPSSQANNQGVYLMHARPSSAITISPYQPSTQIRVEGSPQVTERGDMICCNQNPMIASYQIPGMQPGIPPQPYEEVAELSGSFIGMNLYDQRGAGDGQPVAMTSQPYQHSPQTQNPVHRTQPGSPACWQSHTSQIPLRGNNLIQVQPAMYFVPPSPAGISNGPTPVDARQHLQRFAAAYSYNHPSGVPTPTNQAASSYVGGYPTPTIPAMPVIPGMQSPQTEFSYQPTTHVIPTYYNTGQASMQPTPMIYGVPTPPNTPSNSQMSSVAPLMYVNSNGYPSSALIAGSTFGHQVGGGGGQSASSYMGASLVPNVMLRQTIPAVSGIRASTQSSLQRTSRSPDAGQEIFGVGGRDRNPQPQYQMPLCQGVHIIQGVPGNPRLQYAPAPSPLSSQGCPRPYRPPSYTASTSNEGARNPVDNRSQKPRKHR, via the exons ATGCCCTCTCTTCCATACTCAAGGCACGAACCCCTCGTTAGTGCAAAGTTGAGTAAATCAGTCCCAAATATGATAGGCGGGACGACAAATATTGCCAACGAATCCTGCCCCACATCCACGTCTTCGTCCTTGCTGTCAGTCTCCATTTCTAGTTCAACTCCAATCTCTACCCCCGCAGTTTCCACCGTTGCCTCCGATAAATTGGAACATCTGCATAAGACTCAGCGAAACAGG TCTCACGCCAAAATAAAGCTTCTAGTCAGAAGTCACGCGATGAGAGAGTCGACTTCACCCCCTAGAGAACCTAATGGTCTGCAGCCTGCGCAGGACGCAGAGAAGATCACAGCCAGGAACTCATCGACAAGTCCTGGCAGGCCGAAACCACttaataacaacaacgaacCAATTCTCGACGGCAATATACCAAGGTTGACAAGCgatgttgaaacaaaaattaaggATTCCCACCCTGTCTCTCAGACCTGCCCAAACTCTACACGAAATG GGCAACTTGGCTCCCCAGAAGCACTCCCTTCAAAGAACACCACGCCTGTTGTCGACGCGATTAAAACAGGCGCCAAAAGTCCGACCGAAGTTGGGAACTACAGTAGCTGTGGGTCGAACACTTCTCCTGGTCTTCTACAGACTTCGTCATTTTCCAATTCACAGCAGACCTCAAAGTCGAACCATGGACTGCAACACTCGCCCAGGAGCACAAATCTGGCTCAGCAAATGCACAGCAATGAGAGGAACAGGGGGGACCAAACAAAGTCCAATTCTACCTCATCATTGTCATTCACCTGCAATGTTCCCTGTTCTAATCAGTGTGgaaacagcagcaacaacaacaacaacaacaataacaacaacaccaacaacaacaataccCTCTCTGTTAGCAGACCGGGGTCTAGGCACAAAATGCGACATCGCAATGCTTCACAAGGCAGCTTCGAAGCTACTTCACCCAGTATTTCACGAG ACAGCAGCACAGAGCTATACACCGATAGCACGGGCATAGACTTGGAGCAGTTCATAGGCGATACGTTAAATCGGAATCAAAAGGACCGCACAGTTCTGCTCCGGATCGAACGTGAGCTTGTCGATTTTGCTCGAGACAGACAGAGAGTGTGTCATAAATTCCCCAACATGTCATCGTACAACCGGATGCTTGTACATCGCGTTGCCGCGTACTTTGGCATGGAGCACAATGTCGACCAAACTGGCCTCTGCGTCGTTGTTACAAGGACGAAGAATACCAGGATCCCGGACACGAGGTTCAAGGAGAGCATTAGGGACGATATCGTCCTCAACGAGGAACCGAAACGCAGCATATTGAAGAGAGACTCGAACTCCTTTGAGGAGAGTTTCAACTTCAAGTCACCGGATCGTTTCATAGCAGACTATTGCAGGCGCAGTAAAAGTTTCGAGGAACGAGAGGAAGAGTACGAAAGAGCAAGACGCAGGATATTCAAAGACAGCAGTGTCGAAAGCACTGAGGCAGCATCCTGGCCATGGTCGTCTGCTGAGAGTTCGGACACACTCCCCAAACCCAGGATGTCTCACACTTTGATCTCTGATCACCGCAACAG ACAACCAATGCTCCTAAAGGTGGAGTCCTTTCACGAAAATGGATCCCAGCGCCGACCCTCGGTCCCAAAGTCTTATAGCTTTGGCGGATATGCTGCAGGAGGCATGCTCTCGAGAGATAACAGCATCACTTCCACACGAAGCGCCGGTGCCCGACTTACTAAACAAG ATTCAGGAACGAGTACCTGCTCGCGTTTGAGTCCGTCCAGTAGTGGTTACAAATCCCAGAGTCAGCGAAGCGATGCGACAATATCCCCCTCGCCATCGCCTTCACCAGTGATGCCTGCAGGACAGAGCCATTCCCAAATATCAGGTCAAGAGCCGGTGCCCTCGAGTCCTAACGGAAACGGGCAGCAGACCGTCATCTGGGCAGTTACCGACATAGCGAGTGTTCCGGTGGGCAGCGTGATAATAGATCCTCAAACCAACCTGACGTATAAGAACTCAGACGGCTCTGTGTATCGTTTCGATCCTGAAAATCCGCCGCAAATATTCCCGGATCGTGATCGAAGGGAGAAAAGAGTATCTGGAGAAACTGAAGAGGAGgagcaggaggaggaggaggaagaggaactGCCggtaatcgaaaaaaattgtttccctCCTCAAAAAATTACGGAGCAACACAAAAGGCGTGCGAGACATGAAAAGAATAGCAGTCAGGAAGCTGCGATGTTCACCAATTCTGCAACCTCACCGAATCCCCCATTTGATACAACGACCACTCAGGTATCTCAACAACTTCCTGTCACACGAGcgcagcaacaacagcaaagAAACGGGGGACAACATACTCTAGTCAAAAATTATGCCCCACACGTTTACACTCATGGGCCACAAATCCACCCTCAAACTCCCTATGCGAGCTACGTGTCTCCCAGCTCACAGGCGAACAATCAGGGCGTTTATCTGATGCATGCTAGACCCTCATCAGCTATAACGATATCCCCTTACCAACCATCCACCCAAATTCGCGTCGAGGGAAGCCCGCAGGTAACCGAACGCGGAGATATGATATGCTGCAATCAAAATCCCATGATCGCGAGTTACCAGATTCCAGGAATGCAGCCTGGGATTCCTCCACAACCTTACGAG GAGGTTGCTGAACTCTCTGGTTCATTTATTGGCATGAATTTATATGACCAGAGGGGAGCCGGCGACGGCCAGCCTGTTGCTATGACTTCACAACCTTACCAGCATTCACCACAAACTCAAAATCCTGTGCATCGCACGCAGCCTGGCTCCCCTGCCTGCTGGCAATCGCATACTAGTCAAATTCCA TTACGTGGTAATAACTTGATACAGGTACAACCAGCGATGTATTTTGTACCTCCGTCACCAGCGGGTATCTCAAATGGTCCAACTCCTGTCGACGCAAGGCAACACCTCCAGAGATTCGCAGCTGCTTATTCCTACAATCACCCTAGTGGTGTGCCTACGCCGACAAATCAGGCTGCTT CTAGTTACGTCGGCGGGTATCCAACACCGACGATACCGGCCATGCCTGTAATTCCTGGTATGCAGTCACCTCAGACAGAGTTTTCTTATCAACCTACGACGCATGTAATACCAACCTATTATAACACCGGACAAGCCAGCATGCAACCCACCCCTATGATATACGGGGTCCCAACGCCACCGAACACGCCTTCGAACAGTCAG ATGTCCAGTGTAGCCCCTCTGATGTACGTCAACTCGAACGGCTATCCATCCTCAGCTTTGATAGCGGGTAGTACATTTGGGCATCAAGTTGGAGGGGGCGGTGGACAGTCGGCATCTTCCTACATGGGTGCATCACTCGTTCCAAATGTCATGTTGCGGCAGACAATTCCTGCG GTTAGCGGAATAAGAGCCTCCACGCAGTCTAGTCTTCAAAGAACAAGCAGATCACCCGATGCTGGACAGGAAATATTTGGGGTTGGTGGAAGGGACAGGAATCCACAACCCCAATATCAAATGCCGTTATGCCAAGGCGTTCACATCATTCAAG GTGTCCCTGGTAATCCCAGGCTCCAATATGCGCCTGCACCATCTCCGCTTTCTTCACAAGGATGCCCCCGACCTTATCGACCGCCGTCCTACACCGCAAGCACCTCGAACGAAGGAGCAAGAAATCCAGTTGACAATAGAAGCCAAAAACCGCGAAAGCACAGGTAG
- the LOC124181954 gene encoding cAMP-regulated phosphoprotein 21 isoform X2, giving the protein MPSLPYSRHEPLVSAKLSKSVPNMIGGTTNIANESCPTSTSSSLLSVSISSSTPISTPAVSTVASDKLEHLHKTQRNRSHAKIKLLVRSHAMRESTSPPREPNGLQPAQDAEKITARNSSTSPGRPKPLNNNNEPILDGNIPRLTSDVETKIKDSHPVSQTCPNSTRNGQLGSPEALPSKNTTPVVDAIKTGAKSPTEVGNYSSCGSNTSPGLLQTSSFSNSQQTSKSNHGLQHSPRSTNLAQQMHSNERNRGDQTKSNSTSSLSFTCNVPCSNQCGNSSNNNNNNNNNNTNNNNTLSVSRPGSRHKMRHRNASQGSFEATSPSISRDSSTELYTDSTGIDLEQFIGDTLNRNQKDRTVLLRIERELVDFARDRQRVCHKFPNMSSYNRMLVHRVAAYFGMEHNVDQTGLCVVVTRTKNTRIPDTRFKESIRDDIVLNEEPKRSILKRDSNSFEESFNFKSPDRFIADYCRRSKSFEEREEEYERARRRIFKDSSVESTEAASWPWSSAESSDTLPKPRMSHTLISDHRNRQPMLLKVESFHENGSQRRPSVPKSYSFGGYAAGGMLSRDNSITSTRSAGARLTKQDSGTSTCSRLSPSSSGYKSQSQRSDATISPSPSPSPVMPAGQSHSQISGQEPVPSSPNGNGQQTVIWAVTDIASVPVGSVIIDPQTNLTYKNSDGSVYRFDPENPPQIFPDRDRREKRVSGETEEEEQEEEEEEELPVIEKNCFPPQKITEQHKRRARHEKNSSQEAAMFTNSATSPNPPFDTTTTQVSQQLPVTRAQQQQQRNGGQHTLVKNYAPHVYTHGPQIHPQTPYASYVSPSSQANNQGVYLMHARPSSAITISPYQPSTQIRVEGSPQVTERGDMICCNQNPMIASYQIPGMQPGIPPQPYEEVAELSGSFIGMNLYDQRGAGDGQPVAMTSQPYQHSPQTQNPVHRTQPGSPACWQSHTSQIPVQPAMYFVPPSPAGISNGPTPVDARQHLQRFAAAYSYNHPSGVPTPTNQAASSYVGGYPTPTIPAMPVIPGMQSPQTEFSYQPTTHVIPTYYNTGQASMQPTPMIYGVPTPPNTPSNSQMSSVAPLMYVNSNGYPSSALIAGSTFGHQVGGGGGQSASSYMGASLVPNVMLRQTIPAVSGIRASTQSSLQRTSRSPDAGQEIFGVGGRDRNPQPQYQMPLCQGVHIIQGVPGNPRLQYAPAPSPLSSQGCPRPYRPPSYTASTSNEGARNPVDNRSQKPRKHR; this is encoded by the exons ATGCCCTCTCTTCCATACTCAAGGCACGAACCCCTCGTTAGTGCAAAGTTGAGTAAATCAGTCCCAAATATGATAGGCGGGACGACAAATATTGCCAACGAATCCTGCCCCACATCCACGTCTTCGTCCTTGCTGTCAGTCTCCATTTCTAGTTCAACTCCAATCTCTACCCCCGCAGTTTCCACCGTTGCCTCCGATAAATTGGAACATCTGCATAAGACTCAGCGAAACAGG TCTCACGCCAAAATAAAGCTTCTAGTCAGAAGTCACGCGATGAGAGAGTCGACTTCACCCCCTAGAGAACCTAATGGTCTGCAGCCTGCGCAGGACGCAGAGAAGATCACAGCCAGGAACTCATCGACAAGTCCTGGCAGGCCGAAACCACttaataacaacaacgaacCAATTCTCGACGGCAATATACCAAGGTTGACAAGCgatgttgaaacaaaaattaaggATTCCCACCCTGTCTCTCAGACCTGCCCAAACTCTACACGAAATG GGCAACTTGGCTCCCCAGAAGCACTCCCTTCAAAGAACACCACGCCTGTTGTCGACGCGATTAAAACAGGCGCCAAAAGTCCGACCGAAGTTGGGAACTACAGTAGCTGTGGGTCGAACACTTCTCCTGGTCTTCTACAGACTTCGTCATTTTCCAATTCACAGCAGACCTCAAAGTCGAACCATGGACTGCAACACTCGCCCAGGAGCACAAATCTGGCTCAGCAAATGCACAGCAATGAGAGGAACAGGGGGGACCAAACAAAGTCCAATTCTACCTCATCATTGTCATTCACCTGCAATGTTCCCTGTTCTAATCAGTGTGgaaacagcagcaacaacaacaacaacaacaataacaacaacaccaacaacaacaataccCTCTCTGTTAGCAGACCGGGGTCTAGGCACAAAATGCGACATCGCAATGCTTCACAAGGCAGCTTCGAAGCTACTTCACCCAGTATTTCACGAG ACAGCAGCACAGAGCTATACACCGATAGCACGGGCATAGACTTGGAGCAGTTCATAGGCGATACGTTAAATCGGAATCAAAAGGACCGCACAGTTCTGCTCCGGATCGAACGTGAGCTTGTCGATTTTGCTCGAGACAGACAGAGAGTGTGTCATAAATTCCCCAACATGTCATCGTACAACCGGATGCTTGTACATCGCGTTGCCGCGTACTTTGGCATGGAGCACAATGTCGACCAAACTGGCCTCTGCGTCGTTGTTACAAGGACGAAGAATACCAGGATCCCGGACACGAGGTTCAAGGAGAGCATTAGGGACGATATCGTCCTCAACGAGGAACCGAAACGCAGCATATTGAAGAGAGACTCGAACTCCTTTGAGGAGAGTTTCAACTTCAAGTCACCGGATCGTTTCATAGCAGACTATTGCAGGCGCAGTAAAAGTTTCGAGGAACGAGAGGAAGAGTACGAAAGAGCAAGACGCAGGATATTCAAAGACAGCAGTGTCGAAAGCACTGAGGCAGCATCCTGGCCATGGTCGTCTGCTGAGAGTTCGGACACACTCCCCAAACCCAGGATGTCTCACACTTTGATCTCTGATCACCGCAACAG ACAACCAATGCTCCTAAAGGTGGAGTCCTTTCACGAAAATGGATCCCAGCGCCGACCCTCGGTCCCAAAGTCTTATAGCTTTGGCGGATATGCTGCAGGAGGCATGCTCTCGAGAGATAACAGCATCACTTCCACACGAAGCGCCGGTGCCCGACTTACTAAACAAG ATTCAGGAACGAGTACCTGCTCGCGTTTGAGTCCGTCCAGTAGTGGTTACAAATCCCAGAGTCAGCGAAGCGATGCGACAATATCCCCCTCGCCATCGCCTTCACCAGTGATGCCTGCAGGACAGAGCCATTCCCAAATATCAGGTCAAGAGCCGGTGCCCTCGAGTCCTAACGGAAACGGGCAGCAGACCGTCATCTGGGCAGTTACCGACATAGCGAGTGTTCCGGTGGGCAGCGTGATAATAGATCCTCAAACCAACCTGACGTATAAGAACTCAGACGGCTCTGTGTATCGTTTCGATCCTGAAAATCCGCCGCAAATATTCCCGGATCGTGATCGAAGGGAGAAAAGAGTATCTGGAGAAACTGAAGAGGAGgagcaggaggaggaggaggaagaggaactGCCggtaatcgaaaaaaattgtttccctCCTCAAAAAATTACGGAGCAACACAAAAGGCGTGCGAGACATGAAAAGAATAGCAGTCAGGAAGCTGCGATGTTCACCAATTCTGCAACCTCACCGAATCCCCCATTTGATACAACGACCACTCAGGTATCTCAACAACTTCCTGTCACACGAGcgcagcaacaacagcaaagAAACGGGGGACAACATACTCTAGTCAAAAATTATGCCCCACACGTTTACACTCATGGGCCACAAATCCACCCTCAAACTCCCTATGCGAGCTACGTGTCTCCCAGCTCACAGGCGAACAATCAGGGCGTTTATCTGATGCATGCTAGACCCTCATCAGCTATAACGATATCCCCTTACCAACCATCCACCCAAATTCGCGTCGAGGGAAGCCCGCAGGTAACCGAACGCGGAGATATGATATGCTGCAATCAAAATCCCATGATCGCGAGTTACCAGATTCCAGGAATGCAGCCTGGGATTCCTCCACAACCTTACGAG GAGGTTGCTGAACTCTCTGGTTCATTTATTGGCATGAATTTATATGACCAGAGGGGAGCCGGCGACGGCCAGCCTGTTGCTATGACTTCACAACCTTACCAGCATTCACCACAAACTCAAAATCCTGTGCATCGCACGCAGCCTGGCTCCCCTGCCTGCTGGCAATCGCATACTAGTCAAATTCCA GTACAACCAGCGATGTATTTTGTACCTCCGTCACCAGCGGGTATCTCAAATGGTCCAACTCCTGTCGACGCAAGGCAACACCTCCAGAGATTCGCAGCTGCTTATTCCTACAATCACCCTAGTGGTGTGCCTACGCCGACAAATCAGGCTGCTT CTAGTTACGTCGGCGGGTATCCAACACCGACGATACCGGCCATGCCTGTAATTCCTGGTATGCAGTCACCTCAGACAGAGTTTTCTTATCAACCTACGACGCATGTAATACCAACCTATTATAACACCGGACAAGCCAGCATGCAACCCACCCCTATGATATACGGGGTCCCAACGCCACCGAACACGCCTTCGAACAGTCAG ATGTCCAGTGTAGCCCCTCTGATGTACGTCAACTCGAACGGCTATCCATCCTCAGCTTTGATAGCGGGTAGTACATTTGGGCATCAAGTTGGAGGGGGCGGTGGACAGTCGGCATCTTCCTACATGGGTGCATCACTCGTTCCAAATGTCATGTTGCGGCAGACAATTCCTGCG GTTAGCGGAATAAGAGCCTCCACGCAGTCTAGTCTTCAAAGAACAAGCAGATCACCCGATGCTGGACAGGAAATATTTGGGGTTGGTGGAAGGGACAGGAATCCACAACCCCAATATCAAATGCCGTTATGCCAAGGCGTTCACATCATTCAAG GTGTCCCTGGTAATCCCAGGCTCCAATATGCGCCTGCACCATCTCCGCTTTCTTCACAAGGATGCCCCCGACCTTATCGACCGCCGTCCTACACCGCAAGCACCTCGAACGAAGGAGCAAGAAATCCAGTTGACAATAGAAGCCAAAAACCGCGAAAGCACAGGTAG
- the LOC124181957 gene encoding 60S ribosomal protein L23, whose protein sequence is MSKRGRGGSAGAKFRISLGLPVGAVINCADNTGAKNLYVIAVQGVKGRLNRLPAAGSGDMIVATVKKGKPELRKKVMLAVVIRQRKPFRRKDGVFIYFEDNAGVIVNNKGEMKGSAITGPVAKECADLWPRIASNASSIA, encoded by the exons ATGTCGAAAAGAG GACGTGGTGGTTCCGCCGGAGCCAAATTCAGGATATCTCTGGGTCTACCTGTTGGCGCAGTTATCAATTGTGCTGACAACACGG GGGCCAAGAATTTGTATGTAATCGCAGTACAAGGAGTGAAGGGACGTCTCAACAGACTGCCTGCTGCAGGGTCTGGTGACATGATTGTTGCCACTGTTAAGAAGGGAAAGCCCGAACTCCGAAAGAAAG ttATGCTTGCCGTGGTGATCCGCCAGCGTAAGCCTTTCCGGAGGAAGGATGGGGTATTCATATACTTTGAAGACAACGCTGGTGTTATTGTGAATAATAAAGGTGAAATGAAAGGCTCAGCCATCACTGGCCCAGTAGCTAAAGAGTGCGCCGATTTGTGGCCTAGAATCGCCTCCAATGCCAGCAGCATCGCCTAA
- the LOC124181956 gene encoding metaxin-2 isoform X3: MPDVLLSDTIAMELGAQEPWPQPIKLYQPYEVEQILLPDNANCLAVQAYLKMCGLEFQIEPRSNAEYMSPSGRVPFIQCGAFLVSEFDPIVSFISSKGSSLSGELGATDKADMRAYISLVNNVLVNAEQYVCWVDQATLISVTKPRHGSVYPWPLNHLLNWQKQNQITKKLNVLGWYNKSLDEVFGEVKNCCTALAERLEGKTYFFGDDSPNELDALAFGHIFTILTTPLPNNSLANIVKSYPTLVNLCKRIEARYFQRTEDD, encoded by the exons ATGCCAGACGTTCTACTCTCAGATACGATAGCGATGGAGTTAGGAG CTCAAGAGCCTTGGCCGCAGCCGATAAAATTGTATCAGCCATATGAGGTCGAGCAAATCCTGCTCCCTGACAATGCAAACTGCCTGGCGGTCCAAGCGTACTTAAAAATGTGCGGTCTGGAGTTCCAAATTGAACCGAGAAGCAATGCGGAGTACATGTCTCCCTCAGGAAGAGTCCCTTTTATTCAATGTGGGGCTTTCCTTGTATCGGAGTTCGACCCGATCGTGTCTTTCATCAGCAGCAAGGGTTCTAGTCTTTCTGGAGAGCTTGGGGCAACTGATAAGGCTGACATGCGAGCCTATATATCGCTTGTTAATAATGTGCTAGTTAATGCTGAACAGTATGTTTGCTGGGTAGATCAGGCAACCTTGATTTCAGTCACCAAGCCCAGGCACGGCAGTGTCTATCCTTGGCCTCTCAATCATCTTCTTAACTGGCAAAAGCAAAATCAGATTACAAAGAAACTGAATGTCTTGGGCTGGTACAATAAAAGTCTTGACGAGGTATTCGGTGAGGTCAAAAACTGCTGCACAGCACTTGCCGAAAGGCTTGAAGGAAAAACTTACTTCTTTGGTGATGA CAGTCCAAATGAACTGGATGCTCTGGCCTTTGGACACATCTTCACCATCCTTACGACACCACTGCCTAACAATTCATTGGCTAACATCGTCAAGAGCTATCCGACCTTGGTCAACTTGTGTAAGCGAATCGAGGCCAGGTACTTCCAACGCACAGAGGACGACTAA
- the LOC124181956 gene encoding metaxin-2 isoform X1 has translation MPDVLLSDTIAMELGAQEPWPQPIKLYQPYEVEQILLPDNANCLAVQAYLKMCGLEFQIEPRSNAEYMSPSGRVPFIQCGAFLVSEFDPIVSFISSKGSSLSGELGATDKADMRAYISLVNNVLVNAEQYVCWVDQATLISVTKPRHGSVYPWPLNHLLNWQKQNQITKKLNVLGWYNKSLDEVFGEVKNCCTALAERLEGKTYFFGDEPTELDALVYGHIHALTTTPFLPSVCGMSATIGRFQQLIEHCRLVNTLYFKKESDISVGQVYLHDTMSQDSFCNSTGSLESLFPLTEDSFAMLKVNEKNDSLEETCHLDLKEFVIG, from the exons ATGCCAGACGTTCTACTCTCAGATACGATAGCGATGGAGTTAGGAG CTCAAGAGCCTTGGCCGCAGCCGATAAAATTGTATCAGCCATATGAGGTCGAGCAAATCCTGCTCCCTGACAATGCAAACTGCCTGGCGGTCCAAGCGTACTTAAAAATGTGCGGTCTGGAGTTCCAAATTGAACCGAGAAGCAATGCGGAGTACATGTCTCCCTCAGGAAGAGTCCCTTTTATTCAATGTGGGGCTTTCCTTGTATCGGAGTTCGACCCGATCGTGTCTTTCATCAGCAGCAAGGGTTCTAGTCTTTCTGGAGAGCTTGGGGCAACTGATAAGGCTGACATGCGAGCCTATATATCGCTTGTTAATAATGTGCTAGTTAATGCTGAACAGTATGTTTGCTGGGTAGATCAGGCAACCTTGATTTCAGTCACCAAGCCCAGGCACGGCAGTGTCTATCCTTGGCCTCTCAATCATCTTCTTAACTGGCAAAAGCAAAATCAGATTACAAAGAAACTGAATGTCTTGGGCTGGTACAATAAAAGTCTTGACGAGGTATTCGGTGAGGTCAAAAACTGCTGCACAGCACTTGCCGAAAGGCTTGAAGGAAAAACTTACTTCTTTGGTGATGA GCCAACTGAATTGGATGCTTTAGTGTATGGCCACATTCATGCCCTAACCACCACACCCTTCCTTCCCTCTGTCTGCGGAATGTCTGCAACAATAGGCAGATTCCAGCAGCTCATTGAACACTGTCGATTGGTGAACACTCTTTATTTCAAAAAGGAATCAGATATTTCTGTAGGCCAAGTGTATCTGCATGATACCATGTCCCAAGATTCATTTTGCAACTCTACCGGATCCCTTGAATCCCTTTTCCCTCTCACAGAAGATTCATTCGCCATGTTGAAAGTGAATGAAAAGAATGATTCCTTGGAAGAAACCTGCCATCTAGATTTAAAAGAATTTGTAATTGGTTAA